A genomic segment from Sparus aurata chromosome 10, fSpaAur1.1, whole genome shotgun sequence encodes:
- the LOC115590568 gene encoding E3 ubiquitin-protein ligase RNF144A-like isoform X3, which yields MSCGHAVTPMSLTDHCRRLLDQRQCRFVCGKCDREWSFEEVRKMALLTPEEVKEFEDKRFHNASKQHLGIRECPGLEILKTYPDIVFESVKGVTGCPSIRACPTCGMLVVHDGTRCKNVVCRQCKVSFCFVCLKTTTECQKIKPYSYFDVCSSGVAPRQTSIPVRQIR from the exons ATGTCCTGTGGTCATGCTGTTACTCCGATGTCTCTGACCGATCATTGTCGCAGGTTGTTGGACCAG AGACAGTGCAGGTTTGTGTGCGGTAAGTGTGATCGTGAGTGGTCCTTCGAGGAAGTTCGTAAAATGGCTCTTCTGACTCCTGAAGAAGTGAAAGAATTTGAAGACAAAAGGTTCCATAATGCTTCCAAACAGCACTTGGGTATCAGAGAA TGTCCTGGCTTGGAAATATTAAAGACCTATCCAGATATCGTCTTCGAGAGTGTGAAGGGGGTCACAGGATGTCCCTCCATCCGAGCCTGTCCCACCTGTGGTATGCTGGTAGTACATGACGGAACCAGATGTAAAAACGTTGTTTGTCGTCAGTGTAAAGTgtcgttttgttttgtgtgtctaaAGACCACTACAGAGTGCCAGAAGATAAAACCATACTCGTATTTCGATGTTTGTTCCTCTGGTGTAGCACCAAGACAGACCTCCATACCTGTGAGGCAGATCAGATAA